Proteins co-encoded in one Salvelinus sp. IW2-2015 linkage group LG17, ASM291031v2, whole genome shotgun sequence genomic window:
- the LOC111977008 gene encoding forkhead box protein P1-B isoform X3 gives MHESGSEQTTCTSPANQTENGDSAERDDWLSTQTPTPEGSGADSQQQNQVPVSVSMMTPPVETLQQTLQQVLNPQQIQALLQQQKALMLHQQHIQDLCKKQQDQFNAQLLQQKHAEKSEQEQLTAQHMVIQQQFLQVQQQHLLSLQRQGLLSVLPSMSPSTAQVKGCEYSTSLPSGGEYPDTFQKNLLHSQQSTTNGNHKSQPLKKKDSGPVDDHTQNTHPLYGHGMCKWSGCEAVFGDFQAFLKHLNSEHTLDDKSTAQCRVQMQVVQQLELQLKKDRERLQAMMSHLKSSEQMSKPATPTVDLMPNVAFSQVTFPKVLPPMSLSQSATAPSTPLTPPPTSSIITPNTLLTVSPGRRRYSDKYSKNMNQDIVQNKEFYISTEVRPPFTYAALIRQAIFESPYKQLTLNEIYNWFTQTFAYFRRNAATWKNAVRHNLSLHKCFVRVENVKGAVWTVDEMEFQRRRPQKPAGEGSFRRENTGHGHSSASLTPKAEWLDSSIPPFNPASIGAPSLSSLPYMFQQEEMNATLWYGNGSYSDSSEEQYPMHPLVKEELMDEEAYENVPHDCSETESSDEHSSDVDQDEDGGSPERPNLQLAHVPSQ, from the exons ATGCATGAGTCTGGGTCAGAGCAGACAACCTGCACCAGTCCAGCCAATCAGACAGAGAATGGGGACAGTGCTGAAAGGGATGATTGGCTGAGCACTCAGACTCCAACTCCAGAGGGTTCCGGGGCTGACAGCCAGCAGCAAAACCAG GTTCCAGTCTCAGTGTCTATGATGACACCTCCGGTGGAGACTCTTCAGCAGACACTGCAGCAGGTCCTCAATCCACAGCAGATCCAGGCCCTGCTCCAGCAGCAGAAAGCACTCATGTTACACCAG CAACACATACAGGACCTCTGCAAGAAACAGCAGGACCAGTTCAACGCCCAGCTCCTACAGCAGAAGCATGCTGAGAAGTCAGAGCAAGAG CAGCTAACAGCCCAGCACATGGTCATCCAGCAGCAGTTCTTGCAAGTCCAACAGCAGCACCTCCTCAGCCTCCAGAGACAGGGTCTCCTGTCTGTCCTGCCCTCCATGAGCCCCTCTACAGCTCAGG TGAAAGGGTGTGAGTATAGTActagcctgccctctggtggtgagTATCCAGACACTTTTCAGAAGAACCTGCTCCACAGCCAGCAGTCCACCACTAATGGGAATCATAAATCACAGCCCCTAAAGAAGAAAGACAG TGGTCCTGTGGATgatcacacacaaaacactcaccCTCTCTATGGACACGGCATGTGCAAATGGTCTGGCTGTGAGGCGGTCTTTGGAGACTTTCAGGCTTTTCTCAA ACATCTGAACAGTGAACATACACTGGATGACAAGAGTACAGCACAGTGTCGAGTGCAGATGCAGGTTGTTCAGCAGCTAGAACTGCAG TTGAAAAAAGACAGAGAGCGTCTGCAAGCCATGATGTCTCACCTCAAATCctctgagcaaatgtcaaaaccAGCAACACCAACA GTGGATCTTATGCCCAACGTTGCCTTCTCCCAGGTGACATTTCCCAAGGTGCTTCCTCCCATGAGCTTGTCTCAAAGTGCCACTGCTCCTTCCACACCCCTGACACCTCCCCCGACCTCCTCTATCATCACTCCCAACACCCTGCTCACTGTGAGCCCTGGGAGGAGACGGTACTCAGACAAGTACAGCAAGAACATGAATCAAG ATATTGTTCAGAATAAAGAGTTCTACATCAGTACGGAAGTTAGACCACCATTTACATATGCAGCTCTAATAAGACAG GCAATATTTGAATCACCCTATAAGCAGCTGACACTAAATGAAATCTACAATTGGTTCACACAAACGTTTGCATATTTCAGACGCAATGCAGCAACATGGAAG AATGCAGTGAGACACAACCTCAGCCTCCACAAGTGTTTTGTGCGAGTGGAGAATGTAAAAGGAGCTGTGTGGACAGTTGATGAGATGGAGTTTCAGAGGAGAAGGCCCCAGAAGCCTGCCGGTGAAGG ATCTTTCAGAAGAGAGAACACTGGCCATGGTCACAGCTCAGCTTCCCTTACACCTAAG GCTGAATGGCTAGATAGTAGTATACCTCCATTCAACCCAGCTTCCATAGGCGCTCCCTCTCTGAGCTCTCTGCCCTATATGTTCCAGCAGGAGGAGATGAATGCAACTCTCTGGTATGGGAATGGATCCTACAGTGACAGCAGTGAAGAGCAGTACCCTATGCACCCCCT CGTAAAAGAAGAGCTAATGGACGAGGAGGCATATGAGAATGTGCCCCATGACTGTTCTGAGACTGAGAGCTCTGATGAGCACAGCTCAGATGTGGACCAAGACGAAGATGGCGGTAGCCCAGAAAGACCCAACCTGCAGCTGGCTCATGTGCCTTCGCAATGA
- the LOC111977008 gene encoding forkhead box protein P1-B isoform X2, with protein sequence MHESGSEQTTCTSPANQTENGDSAERDDWLSTQTPTPEGSGADSQQQNQVPVSVSMMTPPVETLQQTLQQVLNPQQIQALLQQQKALMLHQQHIQDLCKKQQDQFNAQLLQQKHAEKSEQELTAQHMVIQQQFLQVQQQHLLSLQRQGLLSVLPSMSPSTAQGLVKGCEYSTSLPSGGEYPDTFQKNLLHSQQSTTNGNHKSQPLKKKDSGPVDDHTQNTHPLYGHGMCKWSGCEAVFGDFQAFLKHLNSEHTLDDKSTAQCRVQMQVVQQLELQLKKDRERLQAMMSHLKSSEQMSKPATPTVDLMPNVAFSQVTFPKVLPPMSLSQSATAPSTPLTPPPTSSIITPNTLLTVSPGRRRYSDKYSKNMNQDIVQNKEFYISTEVRPPFTYAALIRQAIFESPYKQLTLNEIYNWFTQTFAYFRRNAATWKNAVRHNLSLHKCFVRVENVKGAVWTVDEMEFQRRRPQKPAGEGSFRRENTGHGHSSASLTPKAEWLDSSIPPFNPASIGAPSLSSLPYMFQQEEMNATLWYGNGSYSDSSEEQYPMHPLVKEELMDEEAYENVPHDCSETESSDEHSSDVDQDEDGGSPERPNLQLAHVPSQ encoded by the exons ATGCATGAGTCTGGGTCAGAGCAGACAACCTGCACCAGTCCAGCCAATCAGACAGAGAATGGGGACAGTGCTGAAAGGGATGATTGGCTGAGCACTCAGACTCCAACTCCAGAGGGTTCCGGGGCTGACAGCCAGCAGCAAAACCAG GTTCCAGTCTCAGTGTCTATGATGACACCTCCGGTGGAGACTCTTCAGCAGACACTGCAGCAGGTCCTCAATCCACAGCAGATCCAGGCCCTGCTCCAGCAGCAGAAAGCACTCATGTTACACCAG CAACACATACAGGACCTCTGCAAGAAACAGCAGGACCAGTTCAACGCCCAGCTCCTACAGCAGAAGCATGCTGAGAAGTCAGAGCAAGAG CTAACAGCCCAGCACATGGTCATCCAGCAGCAGTTCTTGCAAGTCCAACAGCAGCACCTCCTCAGCCTCCAGAGACAGGGTCTCCTGTCTGTCCTGCCCTCCATGAGCCCCTCTACAGCTCAGG GTTTAGTGAAAGGGTGTGAGTATAGTActagcctgccctctggtggtgagTATCCAGACACTTTTCAGAAGAACCTGCTCCACAGCCAGCAGTCCACCACTAATGGGAATCATAAATCACAGCCCCTAAAGAAGAAAGACAG TGGTCCTGTGGATgatcacacacaaaacactcaccCTCTCTATGGACACGGCATGTGCAAATGGTCTGGCTGTGAGGCGGTCTTTGGAGACTTTCAGGCTTTTCTCAA ACATCTGAACAGTGAACATACACTGGATGACAAGAGTACAGCACAGTGTCGAGTGCAGATGCAGGTTGTTCAGCAGCTAGAACTGCAG TTGAAAAAAGACAGAGAGCGTCTGCAAGCCATGATGTCTCACCTCAAATCctctgagcaaatgtcaaaaccAGCAACACCAACA GTGGATCTTATGCCCAACGTTGCCTTCTCCCAGGTGACATTTCCCAAGGTGCTTCCTCCCATGAGCTTGTCTCAAAGTGCCACTGCTCCTTCCACACCCCTGACACCTCCCCCGACCTCCTCTATCATCACTCCCAACACCCTGCTCACTGTGAGCCCTGGGAGGAGACGGTACTCAGACAAGTACAGCAAGAACATGAATCAAG ATATTGTTCAGAATAAAGAGTTCTACATCAGTACGGAAGTTAGACCACCATTTACATATGCAGCTCTAATAAGACAG GCAATATTTGAATCACCCTATAAGCAGCTGACACTAAATGAAATCTACAATTGGTTCACACAAACGTTTGCATATTTCAGACGCAATGCAGCAACATGGAAG AATGCAGTGAGACACAACCTCAGCCTCCACAAGTGTTTTGTGCGAGTGGAGAATGTAAAAGGAGCTGTGTGGACAGTTGATGAGATGGAGTTTCAGAGGAGAAGGCCCCAGAAGCCTGCCGGTGAAGG ATCTTTCAGAAGAGAGAACACTGGCCATGGTCACAGCTCAGCTTCCCTTACACCTAAG GCTGAATGGCTAGATAGTAGTATACCTCCATTCAACCCAGCTTCCATAGGCGCTCCCTCTCTGAGCTCTCTGCCCTATATGTTCCAGCAGGAGGAGATGAATGCAACTCTCTGGTATGGGAATGGATCCTACAGTGACAGCAGTGAAGAGCAGTACCCTATGCACCCCCT CGTAAAAGAAGAGCTAATGGACGAGGAGGCATATGAGAATGTGCCCCATGACTGTTCTGAGACTGAGAGCTCTGATGAGCACAGCTCAGATGTGGACCAAGACGAAGATGGCGGTAGCCCAGAAAGACCCAACCTGCAGCTGGCTCATGTGCCTTCGCAATGA
- the LOC111977008 gene encoding forkhead box protein P1-B isoform X4: protein MHESGSEQTTCTSPANQTENGDSAERDDWLSTQTPTPEGSGADSQQQNQVPVSVSMMTPPVETLQQTLQQVLNPQQIQALLQQQKALMLHQQHIQDLCKKQQDQFNAQLLQQKHAEKSEQEQLTAQHMVIQQQFLQVQQQHLLSLQRQGLLSVLPSMSPSTAQGLVKGCEYSTSLPSGGEYPDTFQKNLLHSQQSTTNGNHKSQPLKKKDSGPVDDHTQNTHPLYGHGMCKWSGCEAVFGDFQAFLKHLNSEHTLDDKSTAQCRVQMQVVQQLELQLKKDRERLQAMMSHLKSSEQMSKPATPTVDLMPNVAFSQVTFPKVLPPMSLSQSATAPSTPLTPPPTSSIITPNTLLTVSPGRRRYSDKYSKNMNQDIVQNKEFYISTEVRPPFTYAALIRQAIFESPYKQLTLNEIYNWFTQTFAYFRRNAATWKNAVRHNLSLHKCFVRVENVKGAVWTVDEMEFQRRRPQKPAGEGSFRRENTGHGHSSASLTPKQEEMNATLWYGNGSYSDSSEEQYPMHPLVKEELMDEEAYENVPHDCSETESSDEHSSDVDQDEDGGSPERPNLQLAHVPSQ from the exons ATGCATGAGTCTGGGTCAGAGCAGACAACCTGCACCAGTCCAGCCAATCAGACAGAGAATGGGGACAGTGCTGAAAGGGATGATTGGCTGAGCACTCAGACTCCAACTCCAGAGGGTTCCGGGGCTGACAGCCAGCAGCAAAACCAG GTTCCAGTCTCAGTGTCTATGATGACACCTCCGGTGGAGACTCTTCAGCAGACACTGCAGCAGGTCCTCAATCCACAGCAGATCCAGGCCCTGCTCCAGCAGCAGAAAGCACTCATGTTACACCAG CAACACATACAGGACCTCTGCAAGAAACAGCAGGACCAGTTCAACGCCCAGCTCCTACAGCAGAAGCATGCTGAGAAGTCAGAGCAAGAG CAGCTAACAGCCCAGCACATGGTCATCCAGCAGCAGTTCTTGCAAGTCCAACAGCAGCACCTCCTCAGCCTCCAGAGACAGGGTCTCCTGTCTGTCCTGCCCTCCATGAGCCCCTCTACAGCTCAGG GTTTAGTGAAAGGGTGTGAGTATAGTActagcctgccctctggtggtgagTATCCAGACACTTTTCAGAAGAACCTGCTCCACAGCCAGCAGTCCACCACTAATGGGAATCATAAATCACAGCCCCTAAAGAAGAAAGACAG TGGTCCTGTGGATgatcacacacaaaacactcaccCTCTCTATGGACACGGCATGTGCAAATGGTCTGGCTGTGAGGCGGTCTTTGGAGACTTTCAGGCTTTTCTCAA ACATCTGAACAGTGAACATACACTGGATGACAAGAGTACAGCACAGTGTCGAGTGCAGATGCAGGTTGTTCAGCAGCTAGAACTGCAG TTGAAAAAAGACAGAGAGCGTCTGCAAGCCATGATGTCTCACCTCAAATCctctgagcaaatgtcaaaaccAGCAACACCAACA GTGGATCTTATGCCCAACGTTGCCTTCTCCCAGGTGACATTTCCCAAGGTGCTTCCTCCCATGAGCTTGTCTCAAAGTGCCACTGCTCCTTCCACACCCCTGACACCTCCCCCGACCTCCTCTATCATCACTCCCAACACCCTGCTCACTGTGAGCCCTGGGAGGAGACGGTACTCAGACAAGTACAGCAAGAACATGAATCAAG ATATTGTTCAGAATAAAGAGTTCTACATCAGTACGGAAGTTAGACCACCATTTACATATGCAGCTCTAATAAGACAG GCAATATTTGAATCACCCTATAAGCAGCTGACACTAAATGAAATCTACAATTGGTTCACACAAACGTTTGCATATTTCAGACGCAATGCAGCAACATGGAAG AATGCAGTGAGACACAACCTCAGCCTCCACAAGTGTTTTGTGCGAGTGGAGAATGTAAAAGGAGCTGTGTGGACAGTTGATGAGATGGAGTTTCAGAGGAGAAGGCCCCAGAAGCCTGCCGGTGAAGG ATCTTTCAGAAGAGAGAACACTGGCCATGGTCACAGCTCAGCTTCCCTTACACCTAAG CAGGAGGAGATGAATGCAACTCTCTGGTATGGGAATGGATCCTACAGTGACAGCAGTGAAGAGCAGTACCCTATGCACCCCCT CGTAAAAGAAGAGCTAATGGACGAGGAGGCATATGAGAATGTGCCCCATGACTGTTCTGAGACTGAGAGCTCTGATGAGCACAGCTCAGATGTGGACCAAGACGAAGATGGCGGTAGCCCAGAAAGACCCAACCTGCAGCTGGCTCATGTGCCTTCGCAATGA
- the LOC111977008 gene encoding forkhead box protein P1-B isoform X1: MHESGSEQTTCTSPANQTENGDSAERDDWLSTQTPTPEGSGADSQQQNQVPVSVSMMTPPVETLQQTLQQVLNPQQIQALLQQQKALMLHQQHIQDLCKKQQDQFNAQLLQQKHAEKSEQEQLTAQHMVIQQQFLQVQQQHLLSLQRQGLLSVLPSMSPSTAQGLVKGCEYSTSLPSGGEYPDTFQKNLLHSQQSTTNGNHKSQPLKKKDSGPVDDHTQNTHPLYGHGMCKWSGCEAVFGDFQAFLKHLNSEHTLDDKSTAQCRVQMQVVQQLELQLKKDRERLQAMMSHLKSSEQMSKPATPTVDLMPNVAFSQVTFPKVLPPMSLSQSATAPSTPLTPPPTSSIITPNTLLTVSPGRRRYSDKYSKNMNQDIVQNKEFYISTEVRPPFTYAALIRQAIFESPYKQLTLNEIYNWFTQTFAYFRRNAATWKNAVRHNLSLHKCFVRVENVKGAVWTVDEMEFQRRRPQKPAGEGSFRRENTGHGHSSASLTPKAEWLDSSIPPFNPASIGAPSLSSLPYMFQQEEMNATLWYGNGSYSDSSEEQYPMHPLVKEELMDEEAYENVPHDCSETESSDEHSSDVDQDEDGGSPERPNLQLAHVPSQ; the protein is encoded by the exons ATGCATGAGTCTGGGTCAGAGCAGACAACCTGCACCAGTCCAGCCAATCAGACAGAGAATGGGGACAGTGCTGAAAGGGATGATTGGCTGAGCACTCAGACTCCAACTCCAGAGGGTTCCGGGGCTGACAGCCAGCAGCAAAACCAG GTTCCAGTCTCAGTGTCTATGATGACACCTCCGGTGGAGACTCTTCAGCAGACACTGCAGCAGGTCCTCAATCCACAGCAGATCCAGGCCCTGCTCCAGCAGCAGAAAGCACTCATGTTACACCAG CAACACATACAGGACCTCTGCAAGAAACAGCAGGACCAGTTCAACGCCCAGCTCCTACAGCAGAAGCATGCTGAGAAGTCAGAGCAAGAG CAGCTAACAGCCCAGCACATGGTCATCCAGCAGCAGTTCTTGCAAGTCCAACAGCAGCACCTCCTCAGCCTCCAGAGACAGGGTCTCCTGTCTGTCCTGCCCTCCATGAGCCCCTCTACAGCTCAGG GTTTAGTGAAAGGGTGTGAGTATAGTActagcctgccctctggtggtgagTATCCAGACACTTTTCAGAAGAACCTGCTCCACAGCCAGCAGTCCACCACTAATGGGAATCATAAATCACAGCCCCTAAAGAAGAAAGACAG TGGTCCTGTGGATgatcacacacaaaacactcaccCTCTCTATGGACACGGCATGTGCAAATGGTCTGGCTGTGAGGCGGTCTTTGGAGACTTTCAGGCTTTTCTCAA ACATCTGAACAGTGAACATACACTGGATGACAAGAGTACAGCACAGTGTCGAGTGCAGATGCAGGTTGTTCAGCAGCTAGAACTGCAG TTGAAAAAAGACAGAGAGCGTCTGCAAGCCATGATGTCTCACCTCAAATCctctgagcaaatgtcaaaaccAGCAACACCAACA GTGGATCTTATGCCCAACGTTGCCTTCTCCCAGGTGACATTTCCCAAGGTGCTTCCTCCCATGAGCTTGTCTCAAAGTGCCACTGCTCCTTCCACACCCCTGACACCTCCCCCGACCTCCTCTATCATCACTCCCAACACCCTGCTCACTGTGAGCCCTGGGAGGAGACGGTACTCAGACAAGTACAGCAAGAACATGAATCAAG ATATTGTTCAGAATAAAGAGTTCTACATCAGTACGGAAGTTAGACCACCATTTACATATGCAGCTCTAATAAGACAG GCAATATTTGAATCACCCTATAAGCAGCTGACACTAAATGAAATCTACAATTGGTTCACACAAACGTTTGCATATTTCAGACGCAATGCAGCAACATGGAAG AATGCAGTGAGACACAACCTCAGCCTCCACAAGTGTTTTGTGCGAGTGGAGAATGTAAAAGGAGCTGTGTGGACAGTTGATGAGATGGAGTTTCAGAGGAGAAGGCCCCAGAAGCCTGCCGGTGAAGG ATCTTTCAGAAGAGAGAACACTGGCCATGGTCACAGCTCAGCTTCCCTTACACCTAAG GCTGAATGGCTAGATAGTAGTATACCTCCATTCAACCCAGCTTCCATAGGCGCTCCCTCTCTGAGCTCTCTGCCCTATATGTTCCAGCAGGAGGAGATGAATGCAACTCTCTGGTATGGGAATGGATCCTACAGTGACAGCAGTGAAGAGCAGTACCCTATGCACCCCCT CGTAAAAGAAGAGCTAATGGACGAGGAGGCATATGAGAATGTGCCCCATGACTGTTCTGAGACTGAGAGCTCTGATGAGCACAGCTCAGATGTGGACCAAGACGAAGATGGCGGTAGCCCAGAAAGACCCAACCTGCAGCTGGCTCATGTGCCTTCGCAATGA
- the LOC111977008 gene encoding forkhead box protein P1-B isoform X5 yields the protein MHESGSEQTTCTSPANQTENGDSAERDDWLSTQTPTPEGSGADSQQQNQVPVSVSMMTPPVETLQQTLQQVLNPQQIQALLQQQKALMLHQQHIQDLCKKQQDQFNAQLLQQKHAEKSEQEQLTAQHMVIQQQFLQVQQQHLLSLQRQGLLSVLPSMSPSTAQGLVKGCEYSTSLPSGGEYPDTFQKNLLHSQQSTTNGNHKSQPLKKKDSGPVDDHTQNTHPLYGHGMCKWSGCEAVFGDFQAFLKHLNSEHTLDDKSTAQCRVQMQVVQQLELQLKKDRERLQAMMSHLKSSEQMSKPATPTVDLMPNVAFSQVTFPKVLPPMSLSQSATAPSTPLTPPPTSSIITPNTLLTVSPGRRRYSDKYSKNMNQDIVQNKEFYISTEVRPPFTYAALIRQAIFESPYKQLTLNEIYNWFTQTFAYFRRNAATWKNAVRHNLSLHKCFVRVENVKGAVWTVDEMEFQRRRPQKPAGEGSFRRENTGHGHSSASLTPKEEMNATLWYGNGSYSDSSEEQYPMHPLVKEELMDEEAYENVPHDCSETESSDEHSSDVDQDEDGGSPERPNLQLAHVPSQ from the exons ATGCATGAGTCTGGGTCAGAGCAGACAACCTGCACCAGTCCAGCCAATCAGACAGAGAATGGGGACAGTGCTGAAAGGGATGATTGGCTGAGCACTCAGACTCCAACTCCAGAGGGTTCCGGGGCTGACAGCCAGCAGCAAAACCAG GTTCCAGTCTCAGTGTCTATGATGACACCTCCGGTGGAGACTCTTCAGCAGACACTGCAGCAGGTCCTCAATCCACAGCAGATCCAGGCCCTGCTCCAGCAGCAGAAAGCACTCATGTTACACCAG CAACACATACAGGACCTCTGCAAGAAACAGCAGGACCAGTTCAACGCCCAGCTCCTACAGCAGAAGCATGCTGAGAAGTCAGAGCAAGAG CAGCTAACAGCCCAGCACATGGTCATCCAGCAGCAGTTCTTGCAAGTCCAACAGCAGCACCTCCTCAGCCTCCAGAGACAGGGTCTCCTGTCTGTCCTGCCCTCCATGAGCCCCTCTACAGCTCAGG GTTTAGTGAAAGGGTGTGAGTATAGTActagcctgccctctggtggtgagTATCCAGACACTTTTCAGAAGAACCTGCTCCACAGCCAGCAGTCCACCACTAATGGGAATCATAAATCACAGCCCCTAAAGAAGAAAGACAG TGGTCCTGTGGATgatcacacacaaaacactcaccCTCTCTATGGACACGGCATGTGCAAATGGTCTGGCTGTGAGGCGGTCTTTGGAGACTTTCAGGCTTTTCTCAA ACATCTGAACAGTGAACATACACTGGATGACAAGAGTACAGCACAGTGTCGAGTGCAGATGCAGGTTGTTCAGCAGCTAGAACTGCAG TTGAAAAAAGACAGAGAGCGTCTGCAAGCCATGATGTCTCACCTCAAATCctctgagcaaatgtcaaaaccAGCAACACCAACA GTGGATCTTATGCCCAACGTTGCCTTCTCCCAGGTGACATTTCCCAAGGTGCTTCCTCCCATGAGCTTGTCTCAAAGTGCCACTGCTCCTTCCACACCCCTGACACCTCCCCCGACCTCCTCTATCATCACTCCCAACACCCTGCTCACTGTGAGCCCTGGGAGGAGACGGTACTCAGACAAGTACAGCAAGAACATGAATCAAG ATATTGTTCAGAATAAAGAGTTCTACATCAGTACGGAAGTTAGACCACCATTTACATATGCAGCTCTAATAAGACAG GCAATATTTGAATCACCCTATAAGCAGCTGACACTAAATGAAATCTACAATTGGTTCACACAAACGTTTGCATATTTCAGACGCAATGCAGCAACATGGAAG AATGCAGTGAGACACAACCTCAGCCTCCACAAGTGTTTTGTGCGAGTGGAGAATGTAAAAGGAGCTGTGTGGACAGTTGATGAGATGGAGTTTCAGAGGAGAAGGCCCCAGAAGCCTGCCGGTGAAGG ATCTTTCAGAAGAGAGAACACTGGCCATGGTCACAGCTCAGCTTCCCTTACACCTAAG GAGGAGATGAATGCAACTCTCTGGTATGGGAATGGATCCTACAGTGACAGCAGTGAAGAGCAGTACCCTATGCACCCCCT CGTAAAAGAAGAGCTAATGGACGAGGAGGCATATGAGAATGTGCCCCATGACTGTTCTGAGACTGAGAGCTCTGATGAGCACAGCTCAGATGTGGACCAAGACGAAGATGGCGGTAGCCCAGAAAGACCCAACCTGCAGCTGGCTCATGTGCCTTCGCAATGA
- the LOC111977008 gene encoding forkhead box protein P1-B isoform X6, with translation MMTPPVETLQQTLQQVLNPQQIQALLQQQKALMLHQQHIQDLCKKQQDQFNAQLLQQKHAEKSEQEQLTAQHMVIQQQFLQVQQQHLLSLQRQGLLSVLPSMSPSTAQGLVKGCEYSTSLPSGGEYPDTFQKNLLHSQQSTTNGNHKSQPLKKKDSGPVDDHTQNTHPLYGHGMCKWSGCEAVFGDFQAFLKHLNSEHTLDDKSTAQCRVQMQVVQQLELQLKKDRERLQAMMSHLKSSEQMSKPATPTVDLMPNVAFSQVTFPKVLPPMSLSQSATAPSTPLTPPPTSSIITPNTLLTVSPGRRRYSDKYSKNMNQDIVQNKEFYISTEVRPPFTYAALIRQAIFESPYKQLTLNEIYNWFTQTFAYFRRNAATWKNAVRHNLSLHKCFVRVENVKGAVWTVDEMEFQRRRPQKPAGEGSFRRENTGHGHSSASLTPKAEWLDSSIPPFNPASIGAPSLSSLPYMFQQEEMNATLWYGNGSYSDSSEEQYPMHPLVKEELMDEEAYENVPHDCSETESSDEHSSDVDQDEDGGSPERPNLQLAHVPSQ, from the exons ATGATGACACCTCCGGTGGAGACTCTTCAGCAGACACTGCAGCAGGTCCTCAATCCACAGCAGATCCAGGCCCTGCTCCAGCAGCAGAAAGCACTCATGTTACACCAG CAACACATACAGGACCTCTGCAAGAAACAGCAGGACCAGTTCAACGCCCAGCTCCTACAGCAGAAGCATGCTGAGAAGTCAGAGCAAGAG CAGCTAACAGCCCAGCACATGGTCATCCAGCAGCAGTTCTTGCAAGTCCAACAGCAGCACCTCCTCAGCCTCCAGAGACAGGGTCTCCTGTCTGTCCTGCCCTCCATGAGCCCCTCTACAGCTCAGG GTTTAGTGAAAGGGTGTGAGTATAGTActagcctgccctctggtggtgagTATCCAGACACTTTTCAGAAGAACCTGCTCCACAGCCAGCAGTCCACCACTAATGGGAATCATAAATCACAGCCCCTAAAGAAGAAAGACAG TGGTCCTGTGGATgatcacacacaaaacactcaccCTCTCTATGGACACGGCATGTGCAAATGGTCTGGCTGTGAGGCGGTCTTTGGAGACTTTCAGGCTTTTCTCAA ACATCTGAACAGTGAACATACACTGGATGACAAGAGTACAGCACAGTGTCGAGTGCAGATGCAGGTTGTTCAGCAGCTAGAACTGCAG TTGAAAAAAGACAGAGAGCGTCTGCAAGCCATGATGTCTCACCTCAAATCctctgagcaaatgtcaaaaccAGCAACACCAACA GTGGATCTTATGCCCAACGTTGCCTTCTCCCAGGTGACATTTCCCAAGGTGCTTCCTCCCATGAGCTTGTCTCAAAGTGCCACTGCTCCTTCCACACCCCTGACACCTCCCCCGACCTCCTCTATCATCACTCCCAACACCCTGCTCACTGTGAGCCCTGGGAGGAGACGGTACTCAGACAAGTACAGCAAGAACATGAATCAAG ATATTGTTCAGAATAAAGAGTTCTACATCAGTACGGAAGTTAGACCACCATTTACATATGCAGCTCTAATAAGACAG GCAATATTTGAATCACCCTATAAGCAGCTGACACTAAATGAAATCTACAATTGGTTCACACAAACGTTTGCATATTTCAGACGCAATGCAGCAACATGGAAG AATGCAGTGAGACACAACCTCAGCCTCCACAAGTGTTTTGTGCGAGTGGAGAATGTAAAAGGAGCTGTGTGGACAGTTGATGAGATGGAGTTTCAGAGGAGAAGGCCCCAGAAGCCTGCCGGTGAAGG ATCTTTCAGAAGAGAGAACACTGGCCATGGTCACAGCTCAGCTTCCCTTACACCTAAG GCTGAATGGCTAGATAGTAGTATACCTCCATTCAACCCAGCTTCCATAGGCGCTCCCTCTCTGAGCTCTCTGCCCTATATGTTCCAGCAGGAGGAGATGAATGCAACTCTCTGGTATGGGAATGGATCCTACAGTGACAGCAGTGAAGAGCAGTACCCTATGCACCCCCT CGTAAAAGAAGAGCTAATGGACGAGGAGGCATATGAGAATGTGCCCCATGACTGTTCTGAGACTGAGAGCTCTGATGAGCACAGCTCAGATGTGGACCAAGACGAAGATGGCGGTAGCCCAGAAAGACCCAACCTGCAGCTGGCTCATGTGCCTTCGCAATGA